A window from Setaria italica strain Yugu1 chromosome VIII, Setaria_italica_v2.0, whole genome shotgun sequence encodes these proteins:
- the LOC111258311 gene encoding uncharacterized protein LOC111258311, whose translation MEELDKFLIVFIDDILVYSKTAKEHEEHLWILLEKLRRHQLYAKFSKCEFWLEKVAFLGHALIAQEVAVDLDKIDAVSEWQQPKNVMKIRSFLGLAGYYHRFMENFSKIAKPMIELLKSNMPFVWSEKSEASFQELKA comes from the coding sequence ATGGAGgagttggacaagtttctcaTTGTTTTCATTGACGACATCTTGGTCTACTCCAAGACTGCCAAAGAGCATGAAGAGCACTTATGGATTCTATTGGAGAAGCTGAGGCGGCACCAGTTGTACGCCAAGTTTAGCAAATGCGAGTTCTGGCTTGAGAAAGTTGCTTTCCTTGGTCATGCGTTGATAGCACAGGAAGTTGCTGTGGATCTAGATAAGATTGACGCAGTGTCAGAATGGCAGCAACCGAAGAATGTGATGAAAATCAGAAGCTTTCTCGGATTGGCAGGGTACTACCATAGATTCATGGAGAACTTCTCCAAGATTGCAAAGCCAATGATAGAATTGTTGAAGAGCAACATGCCGTTTGTGTGGTCAGAAAAATCTGAAGCAAGCTTCCAAGAGCTCAAGGCCTGA